The Rhodoferax sediminis genome has a segment encoding these proteins:
- the ggt gene encoding gamma-glutamyltransferase, with amino-acid sequence MMRRGALRWSALAAAALAASAYLAGCAGALPPGDTAPAQPEAASGYVDKPGWTGSRFAVAAANPLAAQAGYQILKAGGSAIDAAVAVQMVLALVEPQSSGLGGGAFLLYFDGRQVEAFDGRETAPAAASEKLFLGANGKPLPFYDAVVGGRAVGVPGAVRMLEMAHRQHGRLPWATLFQPAIRLAEDGFAVSARLHSLLENDKYLKNDPVAAAYFYNADGSPRAVGYTLRNPALAQVLKKIAASGSKGLMEGDVAQAIVDKVRQHPANPGQLTLADLAGYRAKKREPLCSDYTVRTRDYRICGFPPPSSGAIAVAQILGILNRTNAATLALQHGLPSAQWLHLYTEASRLAFADRAQYVADPDFVPPPAGSWTSLLAPGYLARRARLIDQRPDAPAMKAVSAGVPGAVQTSYAPMPAQPEHGTSHISIVDAYGNALAMTTTIEDAFGARQMVSPNAALSGGFLLNNELTDFSFAPTDAQGRPVANRVQPGKRPRSSMAPTLVFDKADGQLVMSTGSSGGALIIHDVAKTLYGVLDWGLSPQQAIALPNFASLGGPLLLEQNRFPAATVSALRARGHEVQEHALTSGLQAIQSGKVGGKPQLLGGADPRREGVVLGE; translated from the coding sequence ATGATGCGCCGCGGCGCCCTTCGATGGAGCGCTCTGGCTGCTGCCGCACTGGCGGCCAGCGCGTATCTCGCGGGCTGCGCGGGCGCACTGCCACCGGGCGACACCGCACCGGCGCAGCCCGAAGCCGCATCGGGTTACGTTGACAAGCCTGGCTGGACCGGCAGCCGCTTCGCGGTCGCCGCGGCCAACCCGCTGGCCGCCCAGGCCGGCTACCAGATCCTCAAGGCCGGCGGCTCCGCCATCGACGCGGCCGTGGCCGTGCAGATGGTGCTGGCGCTGGTCGAGCCGCAGTCCAGCGGCCTGGGCGGCGGTGCGTTTTTACTGTACTTCGATGGCCGGCAAGTCGAAGCCTTCGACGGACGCGAAACCGCCCCGGCGGCGGCCAGCGAAAAGTTGTTTCTCGGCGCCAACGGCAAGCCGCTGCCCTTTTACGACGCCGTCGTCGGTGGCCGCGCGGTCGGCGTGCCAGGTGCCGTGCGCATGCTGGAGATGGCACATCGGCAGCACGGCCGTCTGCCGTGGGCCACACTATTCCAACCCGCCATCCGGCTGGCCGAGGACGGCTTTGCGGTCAGCGCTCGGCTGCACAGCCTGCTTGAAAACGACAAGTACCTGAAAAACGACCCGGTCGCCGCCGCCTACTTCTACAACGCCGACGGCAGCCCGCGCGCCGTGGGCTACACGCTGCGCAACCCCGCGCTGGCGCAGGTGCTGAAGAAAATTGCGGCCAGCGGCTCCAAAGGCCTGATGGAGGGCGATGTGGCCCAGGCCATCGTCGACAAGGTGCGCCAGCATCCGGCCAACCCTGGCCAACTCACGCTGGCGGATCTGGCCGGCTACCGGGCCAAAAAACGCGAGCCCCTTTGCAGCGATTACACAGTCCGCACCCGGGATTACCGCATTTGCGGCTTTCCGCCGCCGAGTTCGGGTGCCATCGCGGTGGCGCAGATCCTGGGCATCCTGAACCGCACCAACGCCGCCACGCTGGCGCTGCAGCACGGCCTGCCGTCGGCGCAATGGCTGCACCTGTACACCGAGGCCTCGCGCCTGGCCTTTGCCGACCGCGCGCAGTACGTGGCCGACCCCGATTTCGTGCCGCCGCCGGCGGGCAGCTGGACGAGCCTGCTGGCGCCCGGCTATCTGGCCCGGCGCGCCCGCCTGATCGACCAGCGCCCCGATGCGCCGGCGATGAAAGCCGTCAGCGCCGGCGTACCCGGCGCCGTGCAGACAAGCTACGCGCCCATGCCAGCGCAGCCCGAGCACGGCACCTCGCACATCAGCATCGTCGATGCGTATGGCAACGCGCTGGCCATGACGACGACGATCGAGGATGCGTTCGGCGCGCGCCAGATGGTGAGCCCGAACGCCGCGCTCAGCGGCGGTTTCCTGCTCAACAACGAGCTCACCGACTTCAGCTTCGCACCGACCGACGCGCAGGGCCGGCCGGTCGCGAACCGCGTGCAGCCAGGCAAGCGCCCACGCTCGTCGATGGCGCCCACCCTGGTGTTCGACAAGGCCGACGGGCAGCTCGTGATGAGCACCGGCAGCTCCGGCGGTGCGCTGATCATTCACGACGTCGCCAAGACGCTGTATGGCGTGCTCGACTGGGGTTTGAGCCCGCAGCAGGCCATCGCCCTGCCCAACTTCGCCTCGCTCGGCGGCCCGCTGCTGCTGGAGCAAAACCGCTTCCCCGCCGCCACCGTCAGCGCGCTGCGCGCGCGCGGCCACGAGGTACAGGAACATGCACTGACCAGCGGCCTGCAGGCTATTCAAAGCGGTAAGGTGGGTGGCAAGCCCCAACTGCTGGGCGGCGCCGATCCGCGCCGCGAGGGTGTGGTGCTGGGGGAGTGA